Proteins co-encoded in one Pyxidicoccus xibeiensis genomic window:
- a CDS encoding SRPBCC family protein → MTVKTQQPSGFGPPGARGHTPGSSREWEWHGVESTAQCVDRDLRAQEASSSDEGSGAMQVVSAVLGGALLALGLKRRSIGGVALAIAGGGLLFRSTRERTQAPHKVGILSRSIRRRRSSGSLGAMTVLQRSITIQKPAQELYRAWRAAPTLSLIMGHFADVTDVGSHLQHWKLRGPVGMSLEWDSSIVEEHPGEYLRWEATEDSQLPNAGWVRFRPAPEDWGTVVTLKMEFSPPGGPLGSAVVKLLGDAPSAFAHRALRRFKSLMETGELPTTGPNPAARDGGHSY, encoded by the coding sequence ATGACAGTCAAGACACAGCAGCCGTCGGGCTTCGGGCCGCCAGGCGCCCGAGGCCATACTCCTGGCTCCTCCCGGGAGTGGGAGTGGCATGGTGTCGAGTCGACGGCCCAGTGCGTGGACAGGGACCTGCGCGCCCAGGAAGCGTCCTCCTCTGACGAGGGAAGCGGCGCCATGCAGGTGGTCTCGGCCGTGCTGGGTGGAGCGCTCCTCGCGCTGGGGCTCAAGCGCCGCTCCATCGGCGGCGTGGCCCTGGCCATCGCGGGGGGTGGGCTGCTCTTCCGAAGCACCCGCGAGCGCACGCAGGCACCCCACAAGGTGGGCATCCTCTCGCGCAGCATCCGCCGGCGGCGCAGCTCGGGCTCACTGGGCGCGATGACGGTGCTGCAGCGCTCCATCACCATCCAGAAGCCCGCGCAGGAGCTCTATCGCGCCTGGCGCGCCGCGCCGACGCTGTCGCTCATCATGGGGCACTTCGCCGACGTCACCGACGTGGGCTCGCACCTCCAGCACTGGAAGCTGCGGGGCCCGGTGGGGATGAGCCTCGAGTGGGACTCGAGCATCGTCGAGGAGCACCCCGGCGAGTACCTGCGCTGGGAGGCCACCGAGGACTCGCAGCTGCCCAACGCGGGCTGGGTGCGCTTCCGCCCCGCGCCGGAGGACTGGGGCACCGTGGTGACGCTCAAGATGGAGTTCAGCCCCCCGGGCGGCCCGCTCGGCTCGGCCGTGGTGAAGCTGCTGGGCGACGCGCCTTCCGCCTTCGCGCACCGGGCGCTCCGGCGCTTCAAGAGCCTGATGGAGACCGGCGAGCTTCCGACGACCGGGCCCAATCCCGCTGCCCGCGATGGCGGCCACTCCTACTGA
- a CDS encoding zinc-dependent alcohol dehydrogenase — MRALCWNGINDLRVETVADPSIVNPHDVILKVKLSTTCGSDLHFIDGYIPTMREGDVIGHEFMGEIVEVGPQVKKVKKGDRVVVPSFISCGSCWYCSHDLYSLCDNTNPKAELQEPLLGYPTAGIYGYTHAFGGYAGAHAQYVRVPHADTDCFLVPEGVTDEQALFLSDAAPTGYMGADFCGIQPGQTVAVWGCGGVGLMAQKSAFLLGAQRVIAIDRFPERLKLAREQVGAETINYEEVDSVLDVLKELTGGRGPDACIDAVGMEAHGPGLDYAYDRAKQALHLHTDRGQALRQAILACRKGGTLSVLGVYGMMDKFPIGTIMNKGLTLRTAQQHGQKYLPRLLEHAQKGELDPSFLVTHRFPLEDAPRGYEMFKKKQDGCVRVVFQPN; from the coding sequence ATGCGAGCACTCTGCTGGAACGGAATCAACGACCTGCGCGTGGAGACGGTGGCGGACCCGTCCATCGTCAACCCGCATGACGTCATCCTCAAGGTGAAGCTGTCGACGACGTGCGGCTCGGACCTGCACTTCATCGACGGGTACATCCCGACGATGCGCGAGGGTGACGTCATCGGCCACGAGTTCATGGGCGAAATCGTCGAGGTGGGCCCCCAGGTGAAGAAGGTGAAGAAGGGCGACCGCGTCGTCGTCCCCTCCTTCATCTCCTGCGGGAGCTGCTGGTACTGCAGCCACGACCTGTACTCGCTCTGCGACAACACCAACCCGAAGGCCGAGCTCCAGGAGCCGCTGCTGGGCTACCCCACCGCCGGCATCTACGGCTACACCCATGCCTTCGGCGGCTACGCGGGCGCGCATGCGCAGTACGTGCGCGTCCCCCATGCCGACACCGACTGCTTCCTCGTGCCGGAGGGTGTGACGGACGAGCAGGCCCTGTTCCTCTCCGACGCGGCGCCCACCGGCTACATGGGCGCGGACTTCTGCGGCATCCAGCCGGGCCAGACGGTGGCCGTGTGGGGCTGCGGCGGCGTGGGACTGATGGCGCAGAAGAGCGCCTTCCTCCTGGGCGCGCAGCGGGTGATTGCCATCGACCGCTTCCCCGAGCGGCTGAAGCTGGCGCGCGAGCAGGTGGGCGCGGAGACCATCAACTACGAGGAGGTCGACAGCGTCCTGGACGTGCTGAAGGAGCTGACCGGCGGGCGCGGCCCCGACGCGTGCATCGACGCGGTGGGGATGGAGGCGCACGGGCCGGGGCTCGACTACGCGTACGACAGGGCAAAGCAGGCGCTGCACCTGCACACGGACCGGGGCCAGGCGCTGCGCCAGGCCATCCTCGCCTGCCGCAAGGGCGGCACGCTGTCGGTGCTCGGTGTCTACGGGATGATGGACAAGTTCCCCATCGGCACCATCATGAACAAGGGGCTCACCCTGCGCACCGCGCAGCAGCACGGCCAGAAGTACCTGCCGCGCCTGCTGGAGCACGCGCAGAAGGGCGAGCTGGACCCGTCGTTCCTGGTGACGCACCGGTTCCCGCTGGAAGACGCGCCGCGCGGGTACGAGATGTTCAAGAAGAAGCAGGACGGGTGCGTGCGGGTGGTGTTCCAGCCCAACTGA